A genomic window from Gymnodinialimonas ceratoperidinii includes:
- a CDS encoding DUF1624 domain-containing protein, translating into MTPAAGRIPALDIARSLALLAMAVFHFVFDLEMFGHVAPGTAGTGFWRGLAIATAGSFLFLAGVGLWLSHGAGIRWPAFWRRFAMIAGAAALVSLGTYIAFPQAFVFFGILHAIALCSLLGLLVLRLPVVVILALAVAVFYAPDALRGPAFDAPWWWWSGLQTVRVSTVDYEPVFPWFAPVLAGIAASKLASQSGLWARLSNPAPSRAARLAGLPGRYSLVIYLIHQPILIGLVWSATYLLR; encoded by the coding sequence ATGACGCCCGCAGCCGGACGCATTCCGGCGCTCGACATTGCCCGAAGCCTCGCCTTGCTGGCCATGGCGGTATTCCATTTCGTCTTCGATCTGGAGATGTTCGGCCATGTCGCGCCCGGCACGGCGGGCACCGGGTTCTGGCGCGGGCTGGCGATCGCCACGGCGGGCTCGTTCCTTTTCCTTGCGGGGGTGGGGCTCTGGCTGTCCCACGGCGCGGGCATCCGGTGGCCCGCCTTCTGGCGACGCTTCGCGATGATCGCGGGGGCGGCCGCATTGGTCAGCCTCGGGACCTACATCGCGTTCCCGCAGGCCTTCGTCTTCTTCGGCATCCTGCACGCCATCGCCCTGTGCAGCTTGCTTGGGCTGCTGGTCCTGCGTTTGCCTGTGGTCGTCATATTGGCTCTCGCGGTGGCGGTGTTCTACGCGCCCGACGCGCTGCGCGGACCCGCTTTTGATGCGCCCTGGTGGTGGTGGAGCGGCCTGCAGACGGTGCGGGTGAGTACCGTGGACTACGAGCCGGTCTTCCCGTGGTTCGCCCCGGTTCTGGCCGGGATCGCGGCCTCCAAACTGGCGTCGCAGAGCGGATTGTGGGCGCGGCTTTCGAACCCGGCCCCCTCGCGCGCAGCGCGCCTTGCAGGGCTGCCGGGACGCTATTCGCTGGTGATCTACCTGATCCACCAGCCGATCCTCATTGGCCTGGTCTGGAGCGCCACATACCTGTTGCGGTAA
- a CDS encoding transglycosylase SLT domain-containing protein has product MDALRLFTIAGVLSAAGAFAPGLALGQVEGVGEAVAEQAQAAVEVTSGVVGADTVLEGAEPGAATLLHVPDPGAEAPEIDIPAVEEAPEISELAPASSLRPVQRDIWAVPAARWDEHPRGGRWTQAVLSALRGPGASLLETEPNDIRAWCPGYLEASPEQRAAFWTGLISALAWHESTHNPRAVGGGGRWFGLVQIAPATARWRDCDVGSGEALLSGAANLRCGIRIMGITVPRDNVVAEGMRGVAADWGPFHSARKREDMRNWVREQDYCQAPVPSTRPVMRPLLTRDGEGASPRDRTLPRPTPRPESI; this is encoded by the coding sequence ATGGACGCTCTGCGTCTTTTCACAATCGCCGGCGTGCTTTCAGCCGCCGGGGCCTTCGCGCCCGGACTTGCCTTGGGGCAGGTGGAAGGCGTGGGTGAAGCGGTCGCAGAACAGGCCCAAGCGGCCGTCGAAGTCACGTCTGGCGTTGTCGGAGCCGACACGGTACTGGAAGGGGCCGAGCCGGGAGCGGCGACGTTGCTCCACGTGCCCGATCCGGGTGCCGAGGCCCCTGAGATTGACATCCCCGCCGTCGAAGAAGCCCCTGAAATCAGTGAGTTGGCGCCAGCATCCAGCCTGCGCCCGGTGCAGCGCGATATATGGGCCGTCCCGGCGGCCCGGTGGGATGAACACCCGCGCGGCGGACGTTGGACGCAAGCCGTCCTCTCGGCCCTGCGCGGTCCCGGCGCGTCTCTGCTTGAGACCGAGCCGAATGACATCCGCGCCTGGTGCCCCGGCTACCTGGAGGCCAGCCCCGAGCAACGCGCGGCCTTCTGGACCGGCCTGATCTCGGCGCTGGCGTGGCATGAAAGCACGCACAACCCGCGCGCCGTGGGCGGCGGCGGACGTTGGTTCGGGCTGGTACAGATCGCGCCCGCCACCGCGCGCTGGCGCGATTGCGACGTGGGCTCGGGCGAAGCCCTGCTGAGCGGGGCGGCCAATCTGCGCTGTGGCATCCGGATCATGGGCATCACCGTGCCGCGCGACAACGTGGTCGCTGAAGGCATGCGCGGCGTCGCGGCGGACTGGGGGCCGTTCCATTCCGCGCGCAAGCGCGAGGATATGAGGAATTGGGTGCGGGAGCAGGATTACTGCCAAGCGCCGGTGCCCTCCACGCGCCCGGTCATGCGGCCGCTGCTCACCCGTGACGGGGAGGGAGCCTCACCTCGGGATCGCACCCTGCCGCGGCCGACGCCGCGACCGGAGAGCATTTAG
- a CDS encoding transglycosylase SLT domain-containing protein has protein sequence MSILSRMTRLGVSLIAVIGLTACNALSDVSLPGFEREAAVVEVPVMRWDHRPDGASWTATAFSALETHAAVLPTVLPADIANWCPAYPDAPLENRQAFWTGLMSALARHESTWNQQAVGGGGRWFGLVQISPATARHYGCAATSGQALLDGDANVACAMRIWAQTVPRDGVVAASRGGVAADWGPFVQGSKREEMRQWISSQPYCTL, from the coding sequence ATGAGTATCCTTTCCCGTATGACCCGCCTCGGCGTGAGTCTGATTGCCGTGATCGGCCTGACGGCCTGCAACGCCCTGTCCGATGTCTCGCTGCCGGGCTTCGAGAGAGAAGCCGCCGTTGTCGAAGTGCCCGTGATGCGGTGGGATCACCGCCCCGATGGCGCCTCCTGGACGGCAACCGCCTTCTCCGCGCTGGAAACCCATGCCGCCGTGCTGCCAACGGTGCTGCCGGCCGATATCGCCAACTGGTGCCCGGCCTACCCCGACGCCCCGCTGGAGAACCGGCAGGCCTTCTGGACCGGTCTCATGTCGGCGCTCGCCCGCCACGAGAGCACGTGGAACCAGCAGGCCGTGGGCGGCGGCGGTCGGTGGTTCGGCCTCGTCCAGATCAGCCCCGCCACGGCGCGGCACTACGGCTGCGCGGCCACCAGCGGTCAGGCGCTCCTCGACGGTGATGCCAATGTCGCCTGCGCCATGCGCATTTGGGCCCAGACGGTCCCGCGCGACGGTGTCGTTGCGGCCAGCCGAGGCGGTGTCGCTGCCGATTGGGGGCCCTTCGTTCAAGGCTCGAAGCGCGAAGAGATGCGACAGTGGATTTCGTCGCAGCCCTATTGCACCCTTTAA
- a CDS encoding type 1 glutamine amidotransferase domain-containing protein, whose amino-acid sequence MPEMSNAKILIMSTHGFEQSELEVPLKKLRDAGAEVHVAAPESGEITGWDNDNWGDKVSVDLTIDQVNHDDYHALVLPGGQINPDILRTKSEAVSLVKKFVDSGKIVAAICHGPWMLVEAGVVEGREMTSYPSIKTDLINAGAKWEDSEVAISNGIITSRNPDDLDAFVNKIIEEVKEGRHERDAA is encoded by the coding sequence ATGCCCGAGATGAGCAACGCAAAGATCCTGATCATGTCCACCCACGGTTTCGAGCAATCGGAGCTGGAGGTGCCGCTGAAAAAATTGCGCGACGCCGGCGCGGAAGTGCATGTCGCGGCCCCGGAATCCGGTGAGATCACCGGTTGGGACAACGACAATTGGGGCGACAAGGTCAGCGTCGACCTGACGATCGACCAGGTGAACCACGACGATTACCACGCGCTGGTTCTGCCCGGTGGCCAGATCAACCCCGATATCCTGCGCACCAAGTCCGAGGCGGTTTCGCTGGTCAAGAAGTTCGTCGATTCCGGCAAGATCGTCGCTGCGATTTGCCACGGCCCCTGGATGCTGGTGGAAGCCGGTGTCGTCGAAGGCCGCGAGATGACGTCCTACCCCTCGATCAAGACCGACCTGATCAACGCAGGCGCGAAGTGGGAAGACAGCGAAGTGGCGATTTCCAACGGGATCATCACCAGCCGCAATCCCGATGACCTCGACGCCTTCGTCAACAAGATCATCGAAGAGGTGAAGGAAGGCCGTCACGAACGCGACGCCGCCTGA
- the gatB gene encoding Asp-tRNA(Asn)/Glu-tRNA(Gln) amidotransferase subunit GatB — protein MLDLTYDTPKPRVISGAKQDWELVIGMEVHAQVSTNAKLFSGASTKFGAEPNSNVAFVDAGMPGMLPVINEACVAQAVRTGLGLKAEINLASAFDRKNYFYPDLPQGYQISQLYHPIVGEGEVLVELGDGSARIVRIERIHLEQDAGKSIHDMDPALSFVDLNRTGVALMEIVSKPDIRSPEEAAAYVVKLRQIMLYLGTCDGNMQNGNLRADVNVSVCAPGQYEKYQETQDFSHLGTRCEIKNMNSMRFIQQAIEVEAKRQIAIIENGGTVDQETRLYDPDRGETRSMRSKEEAHDYRYFPDPDLLPLVFDQAYVDEIEANLPELPDAKKARFIGDFGLSDYDASVLTADVVAAQYFEAVTAGTKNGKLAANWVINELFGRLKKDERQIADSPVTPAQLAELIELIGADTISGKIAKDVFEISYTTGRSPGEIVETEGLKQVTDTGAIEAAVDEIIANNPDQVEKAKQNPKLAGWFVGQVMKATGGKANPKAVNQIVAQKLNG, from the coding sequence ATGCTCGACCTGACCTACGACACACCGAAACCCCGCGTGATCTCGGGCGCCAAGCAAGATTGGGAGCTTGTGATCGGAATGGAGGTTCACGCGCAGGTCTCCACCAACGCCAAGCTGTTCTCGGGCGCGTCGACCAAATTTGGCGCCGAGCCGAACTCCAACGTGGCCTTCGTGGACGCGGGCATGCCCGGCATGTTGCCTGTCATCAACGAGGCCTGCGTGGCGCAGGCGGTGCGCACGGGTCTTGGGCTGAAGGCAGAGATCAACCTCGCCTCGGCCTTCGACCGGAAAAATTACTTCTACCCCGACCTGCCGCAGGGCTACCAGATCAGCCAGCTCTACCACCCGATCGTGGGCGAAGGCGAAGTGCTGGTGGAACTGGGCGACGGCTCTGCCCGCATCGTGCGGATCGAGCGCATCCATCTGGAACAGGACGCGGGCAAGTCGATTCACGACATGGACCCGGCGCTGTCCTTCGTGGATCTCAACCGCACCGGCGTCGCGCTGATGGAGATCGTCTCCAAGCCCGACATCCGCTCGCCCGAGGAAGCCGCGGCCTATGTGGTGAAGTTGCGCCAGATCATGCTCTACCTCGGCACCTGCGACGGCAACATGCAGAACGGCAACCTGCGCGCTGACGTGAACGTCTCGGTCTGCGCGCCGGGTCAGTACGAGAAATACCAGGAGACGCAGGATTTCTCGCATCTCGGCACCCGTTGCGAGATCAAGAACATGAACTCCATGCGCTTCATCCAGCAGGCCATCGAGGTCGAGGCCAAGCGCCAGATCGCGATTATCGAGAACGGCGGCACGGTCGATCAGGAAACCCGCCTCTACGATCCCGACCGCGGCGAGACGCGCTCGATGCGGTCCAAGGAAGAGGCGCACGACTACCGCTACTTCCCCGATCCCGACCTGCTGCCGCTGGTCTTCGATCAGGCCTACGTCGACGAGATCGAAGCGAACTTGCCGGAACTGCCCGACGCCAAGAAGGCGCGGTTCATCGGCGATTTCGGCCTGTCGGATTATGACGCCAGCGTCCTAACCGCCGATGTCGTTGCGGCGCAATATTTCGAGGCGGTGACCGCCGGCACCAAGAACGGCAAGCTGGCCGCGAACTGGGTCATCAACGAGCTGTTCGGCCGCCTCAAGAAGGACGAGCGCCAGATTGCCGACAGTCCGGTCACGCCCGCGCAGCTGGCGGAACTGATCGAGCTGATCGGCGCGGACACGATTTCGGGCAAGATCGCCAAGGATGTGTTCGAGATCAGCTACACCACCGGCCGCTCGCCGGGGGAGATCGTCGAAACCGAGGGGCTGAAGCAGGTGACCGACACCGGTGCCATCGAGGCCGCGGTGGACGAGATCATCGCCAACAACCCCGATCAGGTCGAGAAGGCCAAGCAGAACCCGAAGCTCGCGGGCTGGTTCGTGGGTCAGGTCATGAAAGCCACTGGCGGCAAGGCCAACCCGAAGGCGGTCAACCAGATCGTGGCGCAGAAGCTGAACGGCTGA
- a CDS encoding DUF4177 domain-containing protein, giving the protein MRTEYKVVPAPEKARKQRGLKGAALFARSVEELMNEMAADGWTYLRADTLPQEERAGLTNKTTVYRNLLVFQRVVDGSRDESLADEIELEADADETPDEVGDSDDADEADNDSDEEVTNLWKTDDATPKPLVAKRQGQGVDL; this is encoded by the coding sequence ATGAGAACCGAATACAAAGTTGTCCCCGCCCCCGAGAAAGCCCGCAAGCAGCGTGGCCTGAAAGGCGCGGCGCTCTTCGCCCGCTCCGTGGAGGAGCTGATGAACGAGATGGCCGCCGACGGCTGGACCTACCTGCGCGCCGATACGCTGCCGCAGGAAGAGCGCGCGGGCCTGACCAACAAGACGACGGTCTACCGCAACCTGCTGGTGTTCCAACGGGTCGTGGACGGCTCGCGGGACGAGTCGCTGGCCGATGAAATCGAGCTGGAGGCCGACGCGGACGAGACGCCTGACGAGGTTGGCGACAGCGACGATGCGGACGAAGCTGACAACGACAGCGACGAGGAGGTGACAAATCTCTGGAAGACCGACGACGCGACGCCAAAACCCCTAGTCGCGAAGCGTCAGGGCCAGGGCGTGGATCTCTGA
- a CDS encoding BolA family protein, with product MTTRAEKIEAALRQAFAPRVLEVVDDSEAHRGHAGFQEGGESHFNVFLESEKFQGVSRIARHRMVHDAIGKDLMSEIHALALTLRD from the coding sequence ATGACGACACGGGCAGAGAAAATTGAAGCAGCTTTGCGACAGGCCTTCGCGCCGCGCGTGTTGGAAGTTGTGGATGATAGCGAGGCCCACCGGGGCCACGCGGGATTTCAGGAAGGCGGCGAGAGCCACTTCAACGTTTTTCTCGAAAGCGAGAAGTTTCAGGGTGTTAGCCGCATCGCGCGGCACCGGATGGTGCATGACGCCATCGGCAAGGACCTGATGTCAGAGATCCACGCCCTGGCCCTGACGCTTCGCGACTAG
- a CDS encoding J domain-containing protein, translated as MADKDPFNFDLSVKSDKKKRRTGRRGMSGAVETSQRQCEGEGCQEQGQYRAPKGPDNLEEFHWFCREHVREYNLKWNFFEGTTEAEMNAQMDRDRVWDRPTKPLKRSAEERAWSRLGIEDPHQVLGQNATQNPGRGAGSKGRRLPPTERRAVEILEIKDNATKPEIRKAYKALIKVLHPDMNGGDRSDEEKLQEVVWAWDQLRVSRNFAD; from the coding sequence ATGGCCGACAAAGATCCCTTCAATTTCGATCTTAGCGTCAAGTCCGACAAGAAGAAGCGTCGGACCGGGCGTCGTGGCATGTCTGGCGCGGTGGAGACATCGCAGCGCCAGTGCGAGGGTGAGGGTTGTCAGGAGCAAGGCCAGTACCGCGCGCCGAAGGGACCCGACAACCTCGAAGAATTCCACTGGTTCTGCCGCGAGCACGTGCGCGAATACAACCTGAAGTGGAACTTCTTCGAAGGCACCACCGAGGCCGAAATGAACGCCCAGATGGACCGTGACCGCGTCTGGGATCGCCCGACCAAGCCGCTGAAACGCTCGGCCGAAGAACGCGCCTGGTCGCGGCTTGGCATCGAGGATCCGCACCAGGTTCTGGGCCAGAACGCGACGCAGAACCCGGGCCGCGGCGCTGGCTCCAAAGGCCGCCGCCTGCCCCCGACCGAGCGGCGCGCGGTGGAGATCCTCGAAATTAAGGACAACGCCACCAAGCCCGAGATCCGCAAGGCCTACAAGGCGCTGATCAAGGTGCTGCACCCCGATATGAACGGCGGCGACCGCTCGGACGAAGAGAAGCTGCAAGAGGTCGTCTGGGCCTGGGACCAGCTGCGCGTCAGCCGCAACTTCGCCGACTGA
- a CDS encoding NAD(P)/FAD-dependent oxidoreductase, which produces MAHHVNTLILGAGAAGLMCAAYAGPDTLVIDHAKAPGEKIRISGGGRCNFTNIYTGPENFLSENKHFAKSALSRYTQWDFLDLVQSHGIPYHEKTLGQQFCDRSAKDIIAMLMAEMGAAKLWLQTGVEEVSHRDGLFHVRLSREGKTTPVTARNLVLATGGKSIPKMGATGLAYRIAEQFGHRITETRPGLVPLTFEGDTKAHFAALSGTSVPARVSCNGTSFDEGMLFTHRGLSGPSILQISSYWREGDTLSLHLLPEIDLYDTLRTRRTQVGAKALTTVLADLLPKKLVQHLGEAWDLGGNLADQSDSALRALCDRLTAWPVTPTSSEGYRTAEVTLGGIATDGISSKTMESQQVAGLYAIGEAVDVTGWLGGYNFQWAWSSGVAAGRAIAAAA; this is translated from the coding sequence ATGGCCCACCACGTCAACACGCTCATCCTCGGCGCCGGTGCCGCCGGCCTGATGTGCGCCGCTTACGCCGGTCCCGATACCTTGGTGATCGACCACGCCAAGGCGCCGGGAGAGAAGATCCGCATCTCGGGTGGCGGGCGTTGCAACTTCACCAATATCTATACCGGCCCCGAGAACTTCCTGAGCGAGAACAAGCACTTCGCGAAATCAGCGCTTAGCCGCTACACCCAGTGGGATTTCCTCGACCTCGTGCAATCCCACGGCATCCCCTACCATGAGAAGACCCTCGGCCAGCAGTTCTGCGACCGCTCGGCCAAGGACATCATCGCGATGCTCATGGCCGAAATGGGGGCGGCGAAGCTCTGGCTGCAAACGGGCGTCGAAGAGGTCTCCCACCGCGACGGTCTCTTCCACGTGCGGTTGAGCCGTGAGGGGAAAACCACCCCGGTCACCGCGCGCAATCTGGTGCTGGCCACGGGGGGCAAGTCGATCCCCAAGATGGGTGCCACCGGCCTCGCCTACCGGATTGCCGAACAATTCGGTCACCGGATCACCGAGACCCGACCCGGCCTCGTGCCGCTGACCTTCGAAGGCGATACCAAGGCCCATTTCGCCGCCCTCTCCGGCACCTCTGTCCCCGCGCGCGTGTCGTGCAACGGCACCAGCTTCGATGAGGGGATGCTCTTCACCCATCGCGGGCTGTCGGGCCCTTCGATCCTGCAGATCTCGTCCTATTGGCGCGAGGGGGATACGCTGTCCCTGCACCTTCTGCCCGAGATCGACCTCTACGACACCCTGCGCACCCGGCGCACGCAGGTGGGGGCGAAGGCCCTGACGACGGTGCTGGCTGATCTGTTGCCAAAGAAACTGGTGCAACATCTGGGCGAGGCATGGGACCTCGGCGGCAACCTCGCGGATCAATCCGACAGCGCCCTGCGCGCGCTTTGCGACCGTCTGACAGCGTGGCCGGTCACGCCGACCTCGTCCGAGGGCTACCGCACGGCAGAGGTCACGCTCGGTGGGATCGCGACCGACGGGATCTCGTCCAAAACCATGGAAAGCCAACAGGTTGCGGGGCTCTACGCCATCGGCGAAGCGGTGGATGTGACGGGCTGGCTTGGCGGGTACAATTTCCAATGGGCCTGGTCATCCGGCGTCGCGGCAGGCCGCGCGATTGCGGCGGCGGCTTAG
- a CDS encoding TrkH family potassium uptake protein has protein sequence MFDLRPVGYVLGLLVLTLGVTMAVPLAADVLAGNGHWGAFAESAVVTIGLGMLLTMACANGVTEGLSIQQTFFLTTGVWLVLPLFGALPFIFGEPDARLVDAVFEAMSGLTTTGSTVLTDLDNLPAGLNLWRGLMQWFGGIGIIVVAMVFLPELRVGGMQIFRSESFDTMGKILPRAGEIASRISVIYLGLTIACGLAFLAVGMEPFDALMHALTTMSTGGFSNYDASFGAFQGPAEYVASVFMILASLPFVRYIQLVAGTARPFFLDTQIRVYLTIIAILTATFTLYRLFLLGDPIEVGMREGIFNVTSIISGTGYSSTDYQLWGPIVPVMFFFMGLIGGCAGSTSCSIKVFRYQLLFASISTQVRRIYAPHGIFEPRFEGRPVAEEVISSVMAFFVLFFVLLGIFSVVLGLTGLDVVTSISGAATALGNIGPGLGDVIGPSGNFASLNDAAKWILAAAMLIGRLEIMAVLVLFTATFWRT, from the coding sequence GGTCCTGACCCTCGGGGTGACGATGGCGGTGCCTCTGGCCGCTGACGTGCTGGCAGGCAACGGCCATTGGGGCGCCTTCGCGGAGTCCGCGGTCGTCACCATCGGGTTGGGCATGTTGCTGACGATGGCCTGCGCCAATGGCGTCACCGAGGGGCTGTCGATCCAGCAGACCTTCTTTCTGACCACGGGCGTCTGGCTGGTGCTGCCGCTCTTCGGCGCGCTGCCGTTCATTTTTGGCGAGCCGGACGCCCGGCTGGTGGATGCGGTCTTCGAAGCGATGTCGGGCCTCACCACAACCGGTTCCACCGTCCTGACCGACCTCGACAACCTGCCTGCGGGCCTGAACCTCTGGCGGGGCCTGATGCAATGGTTCGGCGGCATCGGGATCATCGTTGTCGCCATGGTGTTCCTGCCCGAGCTGCGGGTGGGCGGCATGCAGATCTTCCGCTCGGAATCCTTTGATACGATGGGAAAGATCCTGCCACGCGCGGGGGAGATCGCGAGCCGGATCTCGGTCATTTACCTCGGGCTGACGATTGCCTGCGGCCTTGCGTTTCTCGCGGTGGGCATGGAGCCGTTCGACGCGTTGATGCATGCGCTTACGACCATGTCGACGGGGGGCTTTTCGAACTACGACGCCTCTTTCGGGGCGTTTCAGGGTCCGGCCGAATACGTGGCCTCGGTCTTCATGATCCTCGCGAGCCTGCCCTTCGTGCGCTACATCCAGCTCGTCGCGGGCACCGCGCGTCCCTTCTTCCTCGACACACAGATCCGCGTCTACCTCACCATCATCGCGATCCTCACCGCGACGTTCACGCTCTACCGGCTGTTTCTTCTGGGCGATCCCATCGAAGTCGGGATGCGCGAGGGCATCTTCAACGTCACATCGATCATCTCCGGCACCGGGTATTCCAGCACGGACTACCAGCTCTGGGGGCCGATCGTTCCGGTGATGTTCTTCTTCATGGGCCTGATCGGCGGCTGCGCCGGGTCGACGTCATGCTCCATCAAGGTTTTCCGCTACCAGCTTCTGTTCGCGTCCATCTCGACACAGGTGAGGCGCATCTACGCGCCCCACGGCATCTTCGAGCCGCGCTTCGAGGGGCGCCCCGTGGCGGAGGAGGTCATCTCGTCGGTCATGGCCTTCTTCGTGCTGTTCTTCGTGCTTCTGGGCATCTTCTCGGTCGTCCTTGGCCTCACCGGGCTGGACGTGGTCACCTCGATCTCGGGGGCGGCAACGGCGCTTGGGAACATCGGGCCGGGGTTGGGGGACGTCATCGGGCCGAGCGGTAATTTCGCGTCGCTCAACGATGCGGCGAAGTGGATATTGGCCGCCGCGATGCTGATCGGAAGGTTGGAGATCATGGCGGTTCTGGTGCTCTTCACCGCGACCTTCTGGCGGACCTGA